The sequence GCTTAAAGATCTAGAAAAACGCCTCGATGAAACAGAGAAACGTGTCGAAAAGACAGCTGATGTAGTTGAAGAAACGGCTAGCGCTTCTAAGAGTGCAACGACTATCGGTGGTTATGGTGAACTTCACTACAACAACATCACAGATAACAAGTCTGGCAAAGATAAGAAAGCTATCGATTTTCACCGCTTCGTACTTTTCGTCGGTCATGAGTTCACAGAAAACACACGTTTTTTCTCTGAACTAGAAGTTGAACATTCAATCTCTGGTGACGGTCAAAATGGTGAAGTTGAGCTGGAGCAGGCTTATATCGAGCATGATTTCAACCAGATGTTAACTGGTAAAGCCGGTCTGTTCCTTATGCCTGTAGGCATCATTAACGAGACTCACGAGCCACCAGCATTCTACGGTGTTGAACGTAACCCAGTTGAGAAAAATATTCTTCCTGCAACTTGGTGGGAAGCCGGTGCAGCCCTTAATGTTAAAGCCGCTCCAGGCCTAGCATTCGACGGTGCTATCACTTCTGGTCTGTATGTTGATGAAACATATAGCATTCGTGGCGGACGTCAAAAAGTATCTAAGGCAAAAGCTGAAGACCTCGCTTACACGGCACGTGTAAAATACACGGCCGTTCCAGGTCTAGAGCTTGCCGCAACTGCACAGTATCAGTCAGATCTAACTCAGAGCGCAGGCGGTGTTGATACAGCTTCAGCAACTCTATTATCGGCTCACGTTATCTACAGCATTCAAGGTTTCACTGTTAAAGCCCTTTATGCTCAATGGGATATTGACGGTAAAGAAGCTGAAGCTCTGGGTCGTGATGAGCAAAATGGTTGGTACATTGAGCCTGCCTACCGCTTCAACGAAACCTTTGGCCTGTTTGCACGTTACAACGAGTATGACAACAATGCCGGTAATAGCGACGACACTAAGATCACTCAGACTAATGTCGGTGTGAACTACTGGTTACACGAAAACGTCGTGTTCAAGGCTGACTACGAGAAAGTAGGCGGCGCTAAAGATGCTGACGGATTCAACCTAGGTGTAGGTTACCAGTTCTAAATAGAACTAAGCTAAGCGCTCATTAAGTCAATGAGCTCAATAATGAGTGCCCTTTATCGGGCACTCATCTATATTTGAACTAGCCTGAATCATTCCTTCTCTTCCCGCATCCGAGTCTATTATGAAGTTGACCTATCTTCGCCTCTTAACTTTCTCATTATGTTACAGTTTAGCCTTCAGTCAATCTACGCTGGCACGCGGAGTTTATCAGGAGCCAGATGAGTTCATCAGCCAGGCATTCAATGCCCCAGCTCCCAAGTCAAAAGTCTTCTGGATCGACGATGAAGCTCAGGATGTTATCGAAGAAATCTTATCCCACAGATTCAAGAAAATGCGCTTAAGGTATTGGCAGCAAGAGTCTGAAACAGTTTGGATTTTAGAAGAGGTAGGCAAAGAGTCTCCCATCACCGTTGGTATTCATATTAAAGATCAGGCCATTGCCCAGACTAAAGTACTGGTTTACAGGGAGAGCCGCGGCGATGAAGTCAGGCATGATTTCTTTACTGATCAATTTAAATCGGCCAAACTAAAGGACGATCTAAAGTTAGATCAGCACATAGATGGCATCACAGGTGCGACTCTGTCGGTCAGAGCGTTAACAAAACTGTCTCGCATCGCATTATGGTTAGATGCCCACGTCACAAAAAGTTAAGCTAATAGTTTGGCTGTGATGCCGGAGGCTGGGCCAACGACAAACGATTAAGACAAGAAGAATGACTCAAAAGCATCATAATTATCGAAATGATCATCGAAGCGATAGTCAGAAGCAGAAAAGCCACGCCCAAAAGCTAGGTAAAAAGTTAGCCAAACAACTTCGTCCCTGGCATAGACGACTAGGTATTTTCTGCGCTCTATTCATCATGCTGATGGCCATTTCTGGCGTTGTAATCAACCACAGTAACCATTTATCCATCGATTCAGCCCCTGTGCAACAAGCTTGGCTACTGGACTATTATGGTATCACCTCACCAAACAAGCTAGATATCTATCAGACACAACCCCTCAGTATTGCTAGCACTGACAACTTAGTCTGGGTGCAACATAATCTAGCCGTCGAAGCCGACTCGCCCATTAAAGGCATACTTACTTTAGACAAGATGATACTCGCCGTCGACTCAAACCATCTCTATATGCTTTCCAAAGAAGGCGAGCTTATGGAAAAACAAGATGCCTCCATGGGCTTACCCAGAGGCATACAAGAGATTGGCTACGACGGTCAAGTTTGGCTAAAAGCCCAAGGCGGCTATTATATGGCAGACGACCAACTTATCGAATGGACTAAAGCTATGCCATTTGTACCAATCCCTTGGTCACAGGGCTTAAATACGCAAACAGCTCAATTAGAATCAGGCAGAGTTTCATTACTGGCACGTTCAAGTAACCTCACCTGGGAACGTGTGATTTTAGATATTCATAGCGGACGATTCTTCGGCTCACTCGGCCCCTGGTTTATGGATCTAGTGGCATTGTCGTTAATCATCATGGCCATATCAGGGATTTATTTATGGGTACAAGGCCGCCCAAAAAAGAAGACTAGAGTTTCTAGGTACTAGCTCCTAGTACTTCTTAGGTCATCTCCAGATATAAAAATGCGAAAATGTTGAGAACATTTTCGGCATTTTTATTTGCTTACAATCACTTGCTAGCATGTCGATTCACAGGGTCAGTGTTTAGAGCGTGTATCTGATACCTACGGCTACACCATCATCTTCCGAGATAGACATTTTCACCTCTTGTTCCTTGTCTGCACTGGTAAAGTCACTAAAGTCTTTACGCGCTTCTACATAGATTACTGTATTCACATCCCAAATATAATGCAGGCCAGCAACAACGAACTGACGCTTAAATACATCCTTAGGATCTGCACTGTTTGGCTGAATCACGTAATCGCTGCCCGCATCTAAGATGTTATAGGAGATAAATGGACGCAGACCATTATCAAACTTATATGAGAACAAAGATTCGATACCATAAGAGTCCTTAATCAGACGGCCTAGGTTATCGGTATCGTGGTTTTCATTTTTGTTGAAGTTAGCGGCAGCGTAGAAGCCCTCATTATCGAAGCCTCCCCAGGTGGCACCGACACCATAAATAAGATCCGTTGCAGTGATCATTTCACCTGTATTAAAAGCCACTTCAAACTCACCGCGGTTAAGACCTGCGGTTAACGTGAATTTATCTGTAGCCTGATAAGTGATAGAGCCACCGTAAGTGTAATCGTAATGAACCTCTTGTGACTCTTCATTAGCCTTCCAACGTTCTTCACAATCGGTACTAAGGCCTTGTGTTGCCTCACAGGTATAAAAGACATCATGTTTTAACTGAGCTTGCAGTGCGAAACTCACATCACCGAAGCTGTTACGGTATTGAACCACCTTATCACCACGACCAGTACCATTGATCGCACCATCGGCCTTATTATAGGTATAGACACCCGCCGCGTTACCGTCCCATACAAAACCATAGTTAGTGTTATACACAACGTCGTACCAAGCGCCCCACTGTTTTCCTATGCTTAAGGTACCGTACTTATCATGGCCAATACCGACATAACCAAGGCGGTTATTTAAAAAGTCTCCGCTCTTAGACTCGAAGTTACTTTCACTGCTATAAACAATCTCACTGTTACCAAATGGGTTAACGCCCCATTCCAGCTTAGTGAATGCTTTCCAACCATCACTCATTTCACGAGTGAAGCCAAAGTTAATCCGTGACGCCCCGTTAACAACTTCCGTAGCGCCTTGAGTATCAATGACACGAGCATCAATGAATCCACCAATCTCCACTGCATTTTTGTCATCTTTATAGATTTCGATTGCCGCTACTGACGGAACAAATATGACGGCAGATAACGCCGTTGCTAGTAAAGTTTTTTTCATTTGACGCTTAACCTTTGTGGTTTATTCCTCTATGGCTACAGAGGTTAACAAAAGATCATCAATCACTCAAAGACGATTACCAGCCAAACACACAAACCCCTCATTTGCTCAGTAAAATTTAACATAAAATCTGGGCCATTTTTTGCCCACTGGGCAAGATCTTGCTCAGCTCTGGGCCATATATTGCCCAGAATAAATATTGCCTACAATTAAAATCTTAAAATTCATCAACTTAACTTATTGGCATAGTGTTTGCTCTAAGAGGCCGTGGTCACAACAAATAAATTGAAATATAATTTTTAACTTAAGGAATAACCATGCCAACTCCATGTTATATCTCCATCAAGGGTCAGACCCAAGGACACATTACTGCAGGTGCGTTCACAGCCGATTCAGTCGGTGACATTTTCGTCGAAGGCCACGAAGATGAGATGCTGGTTCAGGAATTCGACCACATAGTCACTGTACCGACAGATCCGCAATCAGGCCAACCTTCGGGTCAGCGTATTCACAAACCGTTCAAGTTCACGGTAGCTCTGAATAAAGCGGTCCCCCTGATGTATAACTCTCTGGCTTCGGGTGAAAAAATCTCTGAAGTTGAGCTAAAATGGTACCGCACCTCAGTGGAAGGTAAGCAAGAGCACTTCTTCAGCACTAAGCTTGAAGGCGCCACCATCATAGATATCAAATGCCATATGCCCCACTGCCAAGACAGTAAAAAATCTGATTTTACTCAACTGCTGACTGTTTCGATGGCCTACCGCAAGATTGATTGGGACCACGTTACGGCCGGAACATCCGGTGCAGATGATTGGCGTAAGCCTATCGAGGCATAACATTTACCTGTGAATCAGTTATGATCCACAAGTAAATACGCTTCCCTCCCAGGACTGGTCCTTTTGGGAGGGAAGCACCCACCAAATTGCATTAGGGATATTGCGATGTCACCAGTAGAAAATGGATTGCGTTATCGGTTCAGCGCCGAAGGTGTGAATGATGACAGTTTTAGTGTGTTGGCATTTGACTTTATTGAGGGCCTATCCTCACCATTCGAGGTCAAGTTAACGCTATTGAGTCGACAGGATGACCTCACCCCAGTGTCGGTTATCGATCAGAATGGTTTATTAAGCTGGTATCAAAATGGCGAGCTGCAACGTCAGGTTCACGGTATCGTCAGCCAGTTCACTAAAGCCGACACAGGCCATCATCATACCCAATATCACATTACTCTAGTGCCCGCCCTATCCAGATTAAAACTGCGACAAAACAGCCGTATATTCCAACAGAAAAGTGTGCTGCAAATCATTGCCACTGTGCTCACCGAAATGGGGATCAAGGATTACGCGTTCAGTTGTGAAGCCAGATTTGAGTCTGAAGTGCGAGAGTATTGCGTCCAATACCGAGAAAACGATTTCGACTTTATCTCACGTTTAGCTGCTGAAGTGGGCCTATTCTATTATTTTCAGCACAGTGAAAAAGCGCATACCTTAGTCTTCAGCGACAATACAGATAAACAGTCAAAATTAGATACACCATTTCCCTACAATACCACCAGTGGCGGTGCGTCAGAGCTCCCCTTTGTCGGCTCATTTAGCTATCGCCACCAAATAAGACCCGCAAGTGTTACGCTCAAAGACAACAGCTTCAAGAAACCTCAATACAGCTTTCTACAGACCAGCACAGGAAAATCACTGGAGTACCAGCGGCCCGATTATGAGCACTTCGATTATCCCGGTCGTTATAAGGACGATGAAACAGGTATCCCCATTACAAGAGTGCGCCAAGAATACCTGCGCCGTGATGCGCAGTTAGCTACAGGACGCAGTAACATAATGCAGACCATCAGTGGCTGCAAATTTGACTTAATGGGTCATAACGATACCGCACTCAATTGCGACTGGCTTATCGTCACGGTTCAACATAGGGGCGAGCAAGGTGCAGCGGCGGAAGAGGCAAACACCCAGAGCGTCACCACCTATAACAACGAATTTAGTGCCATTCCAGGCAACGCACCATGGCAAGCGACACCTAAGTCTAAACCTCTGGTCACAGGTCCCCAGAGTGCGACTGTGGTTGGCCCCAAAGATGAAGAAATCTTCTGTGATGAATTTGGTCGGGTAAAAGTGCAGTTTCCCTGGGACAGATACGGCTTTGCCGATGATAATGCCAGCTGTTGGGTACGTGTCAGCCAAGGATGGTCTGGTGGACAATATGGCATGGTAGCGATTCCCAGAATAGGTCATGAAGTCATCGTCAGCTTTTTAGAGGGCGACCCCGATCAGCCTATAATCACAGGCCGCGCCTTTCATAGTATCAATCAGGTGCCTTATCCGTTACCCGCGAATAAGACTCGAACCGTACTTAAGACCCAGACTCATAAGGGAGAGGGCAGTAACGAGTTGCGCTTTGAAGATGAAGCTGACAAGCAAGAGATATATCTCCATGCCCAGAAGGACATGAACGCCTTGGTTGAAAACGACCAAAGCCAACATATCAAACACGATAGCCACCAAGATATAGAGAACGAGCGTTTTACCCGTATCAAGAACAATGACCACCTAACCGTCTCGGCAGACAGTCTCACTGTCGTGAAACAAGATGCCAGTGTGAATGTTGGAGGCAAGCAAAATAGCAAAGTCGGTAAAAAATCGATATTGGAAGTCGGCACTGAAGTCCACCTGAAAGCCGGCACTAAAATCGTTATCGAAGCGGGTGCCGAGCTTACCCTCAAAGCGAGTGGCAGCTTCCTTAAAATCGACCCTGCCGGTGTCCACTTGGTCGGCGCAGCCATTAATCTCAATTCAGGTGGCGGCGCAAGTTCAGGGAGTGGTTATAGCGGCCAGTTGGCTTCCCTGCCTGGTAATGTCGAAGCGGCTGTACTGCCACCTCCCATGGGGAAGGTTGATTTAAGCGCATTACTTGTTGCCGATACTTTTTCTGCTCCCATGGTAAAAGTGTGTCCTCTATTGGGGGCTGACAAATAGTGTTAAAACAGTGGATTGAAAGTCAGCAACAAGCGGTTTATCTTTTGGTGGATCTGTTATCACAACCAGAATTACTGCCGCTATTTTGTCGACTGGGTGGTGAGGACGCCCAGCCTTTGTTTCAACTGGCGGAGTTTGAAGAGCATATCAACAAAGGTCCCTGGTTATTACCCTTGTCGACATTGCTCAGAGACAACCCGGATATTCTGACCGAGTATCCTTCATTAACAGGTATTTGGTTAAGCAGTGCTCACAGCCCTGAGGCAATATCCAAACATTTACAAAGTTTATTGCTGGCTATTTATGAAGGCGAGGCGGTACTTTTTCGTTATTACGATATCAATGTATTGGCGCCTTTTCTCTCCTCTTTGGCATCTGTTAAACAAGAGGAATTTTTGGGTCCAATTCATCACCTTGCCATGGAACATAACCAGCATTGGCTGAACTTTAGCAATAATCAAATCAGGGCATATGATGCATCCCGCGATGTTCCTTGGTGGTATCTCAGCCCCGAACAGTTAGCTTCCCAAAGTCACTTACCTAGGCATGTTTATACCATCGAACGTCAATTATGGCAGCAGTTGCATCCGTTAATGTGCATGCAACCTATGAGAAAAGAGATCATTGAATCTGCAATCATCTCGGCGAAACAAGAGAACATGGATGAGTTCGATATCCCAATGTGGGCTGCAGCCCACATTGGGAAAAGTGTAAATTATTCACCCGAAGGGATAGTAATGGGCATGAAATTAAATCATCAAGAGAGTCTGACTCTAGCAAGATGGATGGAAAATGTATGAGTAATCAACATTGTATCGCTTGTGAACAGCTAGACCACTGGATTGAAATTGATATTCGCGATGAGAATAATCATCCCTTTCAAGGTATCAAGGCATTTATCACAGACAGTGGCGGCAATAGCCAAGAGGTGACTCTCACTGGTCGACCGCAACTGCTGAATAATCTCGCTCCAGGTATTGTTACTGTTACATTAGACACAGAATCTTGGCTGAGTGATGCCATGGCTAGGAAGCCACGACTCGAAAGCGAAGATAATCAGGTTGTGAGCTATTCAGAGCAAAAAAATGGCTTCAGTGATACACCAAAAACCTACTTGCATATTACCAGCGGCAATCTCGTTACCAAGCCCCCAAAAACACCACTTCCCGAGCGCCATCAAGCAGATAAAGGTGACAGCGGTGCATATGAACTCTTTACCCATAAATCTTATGTATTAGAAGTCAAAGCGTTTAATTGGCTTACCGTGCGCATGGGACTGTTCTTTGATGGCACGGGTAATAATACCGATAACGCCCTCTGGGGCCGAGAACAGCAAGAACTGCATATAAATAAATGGATGAAAAAGTGTGGCGCCGATAGCCCAGAATCGTTGCAGGCCATGCGTGAGGCTTGTGAAGAGCCAGATAAGAGCGTTGAGGTCGAAGGCAGCGCAACTAACGGACTCACCAATATCCAGAAGTTAAGAGATCTTTATATAGATATTGAAATCAAAGACGAATCTTTATATCAAATGGGCCTCTATGTACAAGGCATTGGTACCTCTCTCGAGTCTCCTACCAGCCAAGGAATAGATGGAGACAGTACAATTGGGAGTGGAATGGGCCGAGGCGATACAGGGGTTGAATCACGAGTCGAGCATGGCTATACAAATATTATTGATAACTTTAAAATCAGTCATTGGCCAAATATACAAAGCGATTATGACGGCATAGGCAAATTTGAATTCGATACTTTCGGCTTTAGCCGTGGTGCCGCCGCTGCCCGTCACTGCGTCAATCAAATATTATTGAAAAAGGATAACCCAGTATCTAAGTGTATCGAAGAAACGCTATCCGATATCAGGCTACATCCACATTTTGACTGGCAAGATAACCAGTACTGCTATATTAACTTTGTCGGTATTTTCGATACCGTTGCAGCCATCATCACCGGCCTTGATGGTTTTGATGGGGCTCACGATGAGGATAACGGATCTGTTAAGCTTT is a genomic window of Shewanella psychrophila containing:
- a CDS encoding porin → MMMKKTIIASALFGILASQTAFASDETAELRKIIEQQQKVLKDLEKRLDETEKRVEKTADVVEETASASKSATTIGGYGELHYNNITDNKSGKDKKAIDFHRFVLFVGHEFTENTRFFSELEVEHSISGDGQNGEVELEQAYIEHDFNQMLTGKAGLFLMPVGIINETHEPPAFYGVERNPVEKNILPATWWEAGAALNVKAAPGLAFDGAITSGLYVDETYSIRGGRQKVSKAKAEDLAYTARVKYTAVPGLELAATAQYQSDLTQSAGGVDTASATLLSAHVIYSIQGFTVKALYAQWDIDGKEAEALGRDEQNGWYIEPAYRFNETFGLFARYNEYDNNAGNSDDTKITQTNVGVNYWLHENVVFKADYEKVGGAKDADGFNLGVGYQF
- a CDS encoding FMN-binding protein, with the protein product MKLTYLRLLTFSLCYSLAFSQSTLARGVYQEPDEFISQAFNAPAPKSKVFWIDDEAQDVIEEILSHRFKKMRLRYWQQESETVWILEEVGKESPITVGIHIKDQAIAQTKVLVYRESRGDEVRHDFFTDQFKSAKLKDDLKLDQHIDGITGATLSVRALTKLSRIALWLDAHVTKS
- a CDS encoding PepSY-associated TM helix domain-containing protein, which codes for MTQKHHNYRNDHRSDSQKQKSHAQKLGKKLAKQLRPWHRRLGIFCALFIMLMAISGVVINHSNHLSIDSAPVQQAWLLDYYGITSPNKLDIYQTQPLSIASTDNLVWVQHNLAVEADSPIKGILTLDKMILAVDSNHLYMLSKEGELMEKQDASMGLPRGIQEIGYDGQVWLKAQGGYYMADDQLIEWTKAMPFVPIPWSQGLNTQTAQLESGRVSLLARSSNLTWERVILDIHSGRFFGSLGPWFMDLVALSLIIMAISGIYLWVQGRPKKKTRVSRY
- a CDS encoding porin translates to MKKTLLATALSAVIFVPSVAAIEIYKDDKNAVEIGGFIDARVIDTQGATEVVNGASRINFGFTREMSDGWKAFTKLEWGVNPFGNSEIVYSSESNFESKSGDFLNNRLGYVGIGHDKYGTLSIGKQWGAWYDVVYNTNYGFVWDGNAAGVYTYNKADGAINGTGRGDKVVQYRNSFGDVSFALQAQLKHDVFYTCEATQGLSTDCEERWKANEESQEVHYDYTYGGSITYQATDKFTLTAGLNRGEFEVAFNTGEMITATDLIYGVGATWGGFDNEGFYAAANFNKNENHDTDNLGRLIKDSYGIESLFSYKFDNGLRPFISYNILDAGSDYVIQPNSADPKDVFKRQFVVAGLHYIWDVNTVIYVEARKDFSDFTSADKEQEVKMSISEDDGVAVGIRYTL
- a CDS encoding Hcp family type VI secretion system effector → MPTPCYISIKGQTQGHITAGAFTADSVGDIFVEGHEDEMLVQEFDHIVTVPTDPQSGQPSGQRIHKPFKFTVALNKAVPLMYNSLASGEKISEVELKWYRTSVEGKQEHFFSTKLEGATIIDIKCHMPHCQDSKKSDFTQLLTVSMAYRKIDWDHVTAGTSGADDWRKPIEA
- a CDS encoding type VI secretion system Vgr family protein, with product MSPVENGLRYRFSAEGVNDDSFSVLAFDFIEGLSSPFEVKLTLLSRQDDLTPVSVIDQNGLLSWYQNGELQRQVHGIVSQFTKADTGHHHTQYHITLVPALSRLKLRQNSRIFQQKSVLQIIATVLTEMGIKDYAFSCEARFESEVREYCVQYRENDFDFISRLAAEVGLFYYFQHSEKAHTLVFSDNTDKQSKLDTPFPYNTTSGGASELPFVGSFSYRHQIRPASVTLKDNSFKKPQYSFLQTSTGKSLEYQRPDYEHFDYPGRYKDDETGIPITRVRQEYLRRDAQLATGRSNIMQTISGCKFDLMGHNDTALNCDWLIVTVQHRGEQGAAAEEANTQSVTTYNNEFSAIPGNAPWQATPKSKPLVTGPQSATVVGPKDEEIFCDEFGRVKVQFPWDRYGFADDNASCWVRVSQGWSGGQYGMVAIPRIGHEVIVSFLEGDPDQPIITGRAFHSINQVPYPLPANKTRTVLKTQTHKGEGSNELRFEDEADKQEIYLHAQKDMNALVENDQSQHIKHDSHQDIENERFTRIKNNDHLTVSADSLTVVKQDASVNVGGKQNSKVGKKSILEVGTEVHLKAGTKIVIEAGAELTLKASGSFLKIDPAGVHLVGAAINLNSGGGASSGSGYSGQLASLPGNVEAAVLPPPMGKVDLSALLVADTFSAPMVKVCPLLGADK
- a CDS encoding DUF4123 domain-containing protein, with product MLKQWIESQQQAVYLLVDLLSQPELLPLFCRLGGEDAQPLFQLAEFEEHINKGPWLLPLSTLLRDNPDILTEYPSLTGIWLSSAHSPEAISKHLQSLLLAIYEGEAVLFRYYDINVLAPFLSSLASVKQEEFLGPIHHLAMEHNQHWLNFSNNQIRAYDASRDVPWWYLSPEQLASQSHLPRHVYTIERQLWQQLHPLMCMQPMRKEIIESAIISAKQENMDEFDIPMWAAAHIGKSVNYSPEGIVMGMKLNHQESLTLARWMENV
- a CDS encoding T6SS phospholipase effector Tle1-like catalytic domain-containing protein, yielding MSNQHCIACEQLDHWIEIDIRDENNHPFQGIKAFITDSGGNSQEVTLTGRPQLLNNLAPGIVTVTLDTESWLSDAMARKPRLESEDNQVVSYSEQKNGFSDTPKTYLHITSGNLVTKPPKTPLPERHQADKGDSGAYELFTHKSYVLEVKAFNWLTVRMGLFFDGTGNNTDNALWGREQQELHINKWMKKCGADSPESLQAMREACEEPDKSVEVEGSATNGLTNIQKLRDLYIDIEIKDESLYQMGLYVQGIGTSLESPTSQGIDGDSTIGSGMGRGDTGVESRVEHGYTNIIDNFKISHWPNIQSDYDGIGKFEFDTFGFSRGAAAARHCVNQILLKKDNPVSKCIEETLSDIRLHPHFDWQDNQYCYINFVGIFDTVAAIITGLDGFDGAHDEDNGSVKLYLDPKRVGKVVHLTAHPQDEFRYNFSLNRLNNASNNPDRDFVEITLPGAHSDIGGGYPSRHFFSGKLQKYAPFFTDTKLVAIERSSYRSRWGSTTDEAMKKTKAYERIQQEKQRLINNNWCQKQDLSIEHRIYRGQRGREPNIVIKLTMSRIVEGDLSRLALRLMVGLAENKGVKLDDKNGKVWSERNYTITDLNDNHQILDQSFANICQQVLDQAKQGKVLPLLLDDKFHRALRPHFIHHSSGFETLKGVISPNVPNEHFVRTSYSCQQGA